The following is a genomic window from Serratia ficaria.
AGCGCGAGGTCGCGCTGCTGCTGGCGCAGGGCCGGGAAGTGCGGGAAATAGCCGCCGCGCTGGGGCTGTCGCCGAAGACGGTGCACGTGCACCGCGCCAACCTGTTCGCCAAGCTGGGCATCAGCAACAACGTCGAGCTGGCGAAGCGGATGCTTAACCTGTGATGCAGCGGCTGTTCACCCAGCTGGCGCTGTTCTTCATCTACGGCACCAGCGCGTTTTGCCTGTGGGGCATCGGCACCGCGCTGATCGACCCGCCATGGCAGGCGCTGCTGCTGTTCCCGTTCGGCCTGCGGATGGGCATTTTGCTGCAAAGCCCGCACCGTTTCTGGCCCGGCATTCTGCTGGCCGACCTGCTGCTGATGGCGCTGCTGGCGGATCAGTTCGGCTATGGGCCGGCGCTGTGGGCTTCGATGGCGGTGCTGGCGCTGACGGTGTTGCTCAGCCTGCTGGCTTCCCCCTGGCTGCTGCGCCACCAACAGAGCGACAGCGAATGGCGCTGGCCCTTGCTGCAGGGGGCGGTGGTGGCGGTGGCGGCCGCCCTGCAGGCGCTGGTGTGGCAGCTGGTGAGCGGCGACGGCGCGCGGGTGCTGCTGCTCGGTTTGGCGGGCGGTTTCACCCTGGCGCCGACCTGCCTGCTGTTGTGGCACTATCTGGCGCGCCAGATTTGGGTGCCGCTGGAGCCGGGCCTGATCCACAAACCGGTAACGCTGCGGCTGCGCCATCTGGCCAGCTATTTGCTGCTGTTCGCGCTCAGCATCTGGCTGCAGCAGCAGGTGAACGTCGCCGAGCTGCGCCGCTTCGCGCCTTTCTGCCTGGCAATCCCGATCCTGTTCATGTCCTACCGCTACGGTTGGCAGGGGGCGCTGCTGGCGACCCTGCTCAACGGCGTGGCGCTGGTGGCCAACGAGCCGCCGCAGCCGGATTCGCATCGCGATCTGCTGCTTTCGCTGCTGGCCCAGAGCCTGACCGGCCTGCTGCTCGGCGCCGGCATCCAGCGGCAGCGCGAACTGAACCAGCAGCTGCGGCTGCGGCTGCGGCTGGCGGAGAACCGCCAGCTGGCGCGAGCGCTGGTGACGGCGGAGGAACGAACCCGCCGCGAGGTGGCGCGCGAACTGCACGATGAGGTTGGCCAGACCATCACGGTGATCCGCACCCAGGCCAGCATTGTCAAACGCCTGGCGCCTGAGCCGCGGGTGGTCGGCTGCGCCGAGGCCATCGACGCGCTGGCGCTGCGGGTGTACGACGGCGTGCATGACGTGCTGACCCAGCTGTGGCCGGCGGCGTTGAATAATCTGCCGCTGTCGGCGGCGGTGGCGGCGATGCTGCGCGAATCGCTGCCGCAGGACGCCTCGCTGACGAGCAGCATGCAGTGGCAGGTACCGGACGAGCTGCTGGATGAAACGCTGAAGATCACGCTGTACCGGGTGTGTCAGGAGGGGATCACCAACGTCTGTCGGCACGCCGGCGCCAGCCGGGTTGAGCTGGAGGCGCGGTTGCATAAGCGCAAGGACCGGCCGCCGGAGATAGCCTTGAGCATTCGCGACAACGGCGTGGGCATCGATCTGGCCAGCCATGAGCCGGGTTACGGCCTGCGCGGCATGCGGGAACGCATCAGCGCGCTGGGCGGCAGCCTGCGGCTGACCTCCGGGCAGGGCGCCTGTTTGACTGTGATCTTGCCCACAGTTTCGCCGGCAGAAGGGCAAAACTAGGAAAAACTCCTAGCGGCGGCGGGAATCCGGCGTAAGCCATTCGCGCGTGCGCGCCGCATGATAGCGGCACTTTTCTCATTCTCTGAGGTTTCACATGTGGTCTTTCCTTAAAAGCCGCCCGGATGCGCCGCAGGTCACCGATCAACGGCAGATCGACGCCAGCTACAAATACTGGCGTATCCAACTGATGTGGACGATGTACATCGGCTATGCCGCGTTTTACTTCACGCGCAAAAGCTTCAACTTCATCATGCCGGCGATGCTGAGCGATCTGGGCCTGACGATGTCCGACGTCGGCATCCTCGGCACGCTGTTCTACATCACCTACGGCTGCTCGAAGTTCATCTCCGGCATGATCAGCGACCGCTCCAACCCGCGCTATTTCATGGGGCTGGGCCTGATCATGACCGGGGTGCTGAATATCTTCTTCGGCCTCAGTTCGTCGCTGCTGATGCTGGGCACGCTGTGGATCCTCAACGCCTTCTTCCAGGGCTGGGGCTGGCCGCCGTGCTCCAAAATTCTCACCAGCTGGTATTCGCGCTCCGAACGCGGCGGCTGGTGGGCCGTCTGGAACACCTCGCACAACTTTGGCGGCGCGCTGATCCCGCTGCTGGTGGGCTTTATCTCGCTGCATTTCAGCTGGCGCTACGGCATGATCATTCCGGGCATCATCGGCGTGGCGCTGGGCCTGCTGATGTGCTGGCGCCTGCGCGACAAGCCGTCCACCATGGGGTTGCCGAGCGTCGGCAAATGGCGCAACGACGCCATGGAGCTGGTGCAGGAATCTGAAGGCCAGGGGCTGACCAATCGCGAAATCATCAAACGCTACGTGCTGACCAACAAATACATCTGGCTGCTGGCGGTGTCCTACGTGCTGGTGTACATCGTGCGCACCGCGATCAACGACTGGGGCAACCTGTACCTGACGCAGGAGAAAGGCTATTCGCTGATGACCGCCAACTCGGCGATCTCGCTGTTTGAGGTGGGCGGCTTTATCGGCTCGCTGGTGGCCGGCTGGGGCTCCGACAAACTGTTCCGCGGCAACCGCGGCCCGATGAACCTGATCTTCGCCATCGGCATCTTCCTGTCGGTCGCGGCGCTGTGGATCATGCCGGGCTTCAGCTATCTGCTGCAGGCCGCGTGCTTCTTCGCCATCGGCTTCTTCATCTTCGGGCCGCAGATGCTGATCGGCATGGCGGCGGCGGAGTGTTCGCACAAGGATGCGGCCGGGGCGGCCACCGGTTTTGTCGGCCTGTTCGCTTACCTGGGCGCGGCGCTGTCCGGCTATCCGATCGCCCGGGTGATGGAAATCTGGCACTGGAACGGTTTCTTCGTGGTGATCTCCATCGCCGCCTGCCTGTCGGCGCTGTTCCTGCTGCCGTTCCTGCGCGCGCAGTCACCGGCGTTGAAGCCCGCCAAGGCCTGAGTGAAATGCGCCGCACCGCACCCGGTGCGGCGCATTATGGCGCTTTTATCAGCACTTGAAACGGCGGGGCAAAAAAGTGATTGACGCCTATAACCGCCAGCAGTAAGATGCGCCCCGCATCGGCGAGTAGCGCAGCTTGGTAGCGCAACTGGTTTGGGACCAGTGGGTCGGAGGTTCGAATCCTCTCTCGCCGACCACCATTCGAAAAACCTGCTTTTAAAGCAGGTTTTTTTTCGCCCGCAGTTTATGAGGATGAGAACCTCCGAAGGAGGTTTGAGCCGAGCGCAGCGAGACCACGTTGCTTTAGCGACGGCCCGCAGGGCAAGCATCGCAGATGCGCATCATCCTCTCTCGCCGACCACCATTCGAAAAACCTGCTTTTTAAAGCAGGTTTTTTTCGCCCGCAGATTGCGTTTGCCTCATTCCTCCTGGAAATCGCCCCCTTGTTGAAATATATTTATCCTTCCTCATTAATGAATTCACTTTCCTTATTTATCCTGCCTTCTTATTTTTATATTTAAATAAATTCATTGTTGAACAATAAAACCCGGTTGATGGCGCTCTTGTTTTAACCGAGCTTTTATCTATAGTCTGAGTACACGAAACGGGAATGATTAATTTCCGTGGCGTGGAAAAACGAACGGTCATTTATTCACTTTAATCTTGCCGGATTATTGCGGGATTATTTTATCCGGCAGTGAGCGGCGATGATTAAAGCTTTTACGTTTATCCTCTCGGAATAAAGGAATCAGTTATGCGCAAACTTAATAAACCGCTGTTGGCGTTGCTGATCGGCAGCACGCTGTGTTCTGCGGCGCAGGCCGCCGCGCCGGGCAAGCCGACGCTGGCCTGGGGCAACACCAAGTTCGCCATCGTGGAAGTCGATCAGGCCGCCACCGCCTATAACAATTTGGTGAAGGTAAAAAACGCCGCCGACGTTTCTGTTTCATGGAATTTATGGAATGGCGATACCGGCACCACGGCAAAAGTATTATTGAACGGCAAGGAAGTGTGGAGCGGCGCCTCGACCGGCGCTTCCGGCACGGCTAATTTCAAGGTCAATAAAGGCGGGCGCTATCAAATGCAGGTGGCGTTATGCAATGCCGAGGGGTGCACCGCCAGCGACGCGACCGAAATTGTGGTGGCCGATACCGACGGCAGTCATTTGGCGCCGTTAAAAGAGCCGCTGCTGGAAAAGAATAAGCCTTACAAGCAGGACTCCGGCAAGGTCGTCGGCGCGTATTTCGTCGAATGGGGCGTGTACGGCCGTAATTTCACCGTCGATAAGATCCCGGCGCAGAACCTGACTCATCTGCTGTACGGCTTCATCCCGATCTGCGGCGGCGACGGCATCAACGACAGCCTGAAAGAGATCGAAGGCAGCTTCCAGGCGCTGCAGCGTTCCTGCCAGGGCCGTGAGGACTTCAAGGTCTCCATCCACGATCCGTTCGCCGCGCTGCAGAAAGGCCAGAAGGGCGTCACCGCCTGGGATGACCCCTACAAAGGCAACTTCGGCCAGCTGATGGCGCTGAAACAGGCGCGCCCCGAGCTGAAAATCCTGCCGTCGATCGGCGGCTGGACCCTGTCCGATCCGTTCTTCTTTATGGGCGACAAGGTGAAGCGCGACCGTTTTGTCGGCTCGGTGAAAGAGTTCCTGCAGACCTGGAAGTTCTTTGACGGCGTGGACGTCGACTGGGAATTCCCGGGCGGGCAGGGCGCCAACCCGAAACTGGGCAGCGCGCAGGACGGGGAAACCTATGTGCTGCTGATGAAAGAGCTGCGGACCATGCTGGACCAGCTGTCGGTGGAAACCGGCCGCAAATATGAGCTGACCTCCGCCATCAGCGCCGGCAAGGACAAGATCGACAAGGTGGACTACAACAGCGCGCAAAACTCGATGGACCACATCTTCCTGATGAGCTACGACTTCTATGGCGCCTTCGATCTGAAGAACCTCGGGCACCAAACCGCGCTGAAAGCGCCGTCCTGGAAGCCGGACACCGCCTATACCACGGTTAACGGCGTCAACGCGCTGCTGGCGCAGGGCGTGAAGCCGGGCAAAATCGTGGTCGGCACCGCCATGTACGGCCGCGGCTGGACCGGCGTGAACGGCTACCAGAACAACATTCCGTTCACCGGCAGCGCCACCGGGCCGGTCAAGGGCACCTGGGAAAACGGCATCGTCGATTACCGCCAAATCGCCAACGAATTTATGAGCGGCGAATGGCAGTACAGCTACGACGCCGCCGCGGAAGCGCCGTACGTGTTCAAGCCGTCCACCGGCGATCTGATCACCTTCGACGATGCGCGTTCGGTGCAGGCGAAGGGCAAGTATGTGTTGGACAAGCAGCTGGGCGGCCTGTTCTCCTGGGAAATCGACGCCGACAACGGTGATATTCTCAACAATATGAACGTCAGCCTGGGCAACGGCGCCGGCGTTCAATAATCGGTTGCAGCACCTTGCCGGGGGATATCCTTTTGCCCCCGGCTTTTTCGCCGAAGAAAGTTCTTTCACGTCACACAGATTGTGGCGGGGCCTCGATCAAAAACCGTCCAACCGCCTCACTCTTTTGGGTGATGGGTCAGCATTTCCTCCTGTTTTTAACGCCGATCACAAAAATAACCGTTCAGATATTCATCATTCAGCAACAAACTTTTTTAGTTTTTTAACGGAGTTAAAAACCAGTAACTTGTTGTGACTTAGACCATTGAACTAAAAATGACCGCTTAGCATAAATTTTAATGCTGCAACTGTTAAAAAAAGGTTTTTTTTATGTTTGTTTGCTGTTTCTCACAGTCTGCGTAAATCCCCACTGGTTATATTGACGACACCCCAAACAGTTGGCAATTTGGTAGCCTCAGGGGCAAGAGCGAGAGCAGTTTGAGTGAATTCCACGCGCTCAGACGTCCCCGCTGCGATGCGTTCCATCCGGCGTTCTCGCGCCATTGCTCCTTCTGCCTTCGGGCGCCCGACTGCACAGGCCGCGCAATAAAAAATATAGGGTTCTGGCAGTCACTACCCATGGCTTTCCAGCCGCTGGGTATACACACATCACATCACACAATGGAGCACTAACGATGACAAGTTCCTTGGGTAAATCAGGGATTCTGAAATTCGGCATCGGGCTGGTCGCACTGACCGTCGCGGCCAGCGTACAGGCCAAAACCTTGGTCTACTGTTCTGAAGGTTCCCCGGAAGGGTTCAACCCCCAGCTGTTCACCTCGGGCACCACCTACGACGCCAGCTCGGTACCGATCTACAACCGCCTGGTCGAATTCAAAGTCGGCACCACCGAACTGCAGCCGGGCCTGGCTGAGAAATGGGACGTCAGCGAAGACGGCAAAACCTACACCTTCCACCTGCGCAAAGGCGTGAAGTGGCAGAGCAGCAAAAACTTCAAACCGACCCGCGACTTCAACGCCGACGACGTGGTGTTCTCCTTCGAGCGTCAGCTGGACGCGAATAACGCCTACCACAAAGTGTCCGGCGGCAGCTACGAGTACTTCGAAGGCATGGACATGCCGAAGCTGATCTCGAAAATCGAGAAGGTGGACGACAACACCGTGCGCTTCGTGCTGACCCGTCCGGAGGCGCCGTTCCTGGCCGACCTGGGCATGGACTTCGCCTCTATCCTGTCCGCCGAATACGCCGACGCGATGATGAAGGCCGGCACGCCGGAGAAGGTGGACCTGAACCCGATCGGCACCGGTCCGTTCCAGCTGCTGCAATACCAGAAAGACTCCAAGATCCTCTACAAGGCGTTTGACGGTTTCTGGGGCACCAAGCCGAAGATCGACCGCCTGGTGTTCTCCATCACGCCGGACGCCTCGGTGCGTTACGCCAAGCTGCAGAAAAACGAATGTCAGGTGATGCCGTACCCGAACCCGGCCGATATCGCCCGCATGAAGCAGGACAAAACCATCAACCTGATGGAACAGCCGGGGCTGAACGTGGGTTATCTGTCGTTCAACGTCGAGAAAAAACCGCTGGATAACCTGAAGGTGCGCCAGGCGTTGACCATGGCGGTCAACAAGCAGGCGATCATCGACGCGGTGTATCAGGGGGCGGGCCAGGCGGCCAAAAACCTGATCCCGCCGACCATGTGGGGCTATAACGACGCGGTGCAGGATTACGCTTACGATCCGGCCAAGGCCAAAGAACTGCTGAAAGAAGCGGGCATGGCCGACGGTTTCAGCATCGACCTGTGGGCGATGCCGGTACAGCGTCCCTACAACCCGAACGCTCGCCGCATGGCGGAAATGATCCAGAACGATTGGGCCAAGATCGGCGTGAAGGCTAAAATCGTGACCTATGAGTGGGGTGAATACCTCAAGCGCGCCAAGGCGGGCGAACATCAGACGGTGATGATGGGCTGGACCGGCGACAACGGGGATCCGGATAACTTCTTCGCCACGCTGTTCAGCTGCGCCGCGGCGAAAGACGGCTCCAACTATTCCCGCTGGTGCTACAAGCCGTTCGAGGATCTGATCCAACCGGCGCGCGCCGAATCCAACCACGACAAACGCATCGAACTGTACAAGCAGGCTCAGGTGGTGATGCACGATCAGGCTCCGGCGCTGATTGTCGCTCACTCCACCGTGTACGAACCTGTTCGTAAGGAAGTGAAGGGCTACGTCGTGGATCCGCTTGGTAAGCATCACTTTGAGAATGTCTCTTTAGACTGATTCTGACCGTTAAACCGGAGACGCACGAATGGACTTGCAGGGGCGCAACAGGTTGCGCCCCTGCTGGCCAGTCTCCGGCGTATGGCACCAGGATTGTTCATAGTGTGTGAGCTTTAATAAGCCTGGCGGACGATGAGCTGCCGGGCATTGATACAGAGAGTTCGGGATATGTTGCAGTTCATACTCCGACGTTTGGGGTTAGTTATCCCAACGTTTATCGGCATAACGTTGCTGACTTTTGCATTCGTCCATATGATCCCCGGCGACCCGGTGACCATCATGGCCGGGGAACGCGGGATCTCCGCAGAACGCCATGCGCAGTTGATGGCGGAAATGGGGCTGGACAAGCCGCTCTACCAACAGTATTTCTCCTACGTGTCCAATGTGCTGCAGGGCGATCTGGGCACCTCACTGAAAAGCCGCATCTCCGTCTGGAGCGAATTCGTTCCGCGTTTCCAGGCCACCCTGGAGCTGGGCTTTTGCGCGATGATCTTCGCCGTGCTGGTCGGCATTCCGGTCGGCGTGCTGGCGGCGGTCAAGCGGGGTTCGATATTCGATCACACCGCGGTGGGCATCTCGCTGACCGGCTATTCGATGCCGATTTTCTGGTGGGGCATGATGCTGATCATGCTGGTGTCGGTGCAGCTTAACCTGACGCCGGTGTCGGGGCGCATCAGCGACACGGTGTTCCTGGACGATACGCTGCCGCTGACCGGCTTTATGCTGATCGACACCCTGATCTGGGGCGAGCCGGGCGACTTCGCCGACGCGGTGATGCACATGATCCTGCCGGCCATCGTGCTGGGCACCATCCCGCTGGCGGTGATTGTGCGCATGACCCGCTCCTCGATGCTGGAAGTGCTGGGCGAAGACTACATTCGCACCGCGCGCGCCAAGGGCGTGAGCCGCATGCGGGTGATCGTGGTGCATGCGCTGCGCAACGCGCTGCTGCCGGTGGTGACGGTGATTGGGCTGCAGGTCGGCACCATGCTGGCCGGCGCCATTCTGACCGAAACCATCTTCTCCTGGCCGGGCCTGGGGCGCTGGCTGATCGATGCGTTGCAGCGCCGCGATTACCCGGTGGTGCAGGGCGGGGTGTTGCTGGTCGCCTGTATGATCATTCTGGTTAACCTGCTGGTAGACGTGCTCTACGGCGTGGTCAACCCGCGTATTCGCCACAAGAAATAAGGGGCGCTCTCATGTCTCAAATCACTGAGTCTGCAGTTAAAGGTGCGCCGAAGCCGATGACCCCGTTCCAGGAGTTTTGGCACTATTTCAAGCGCAATAAAGGGGCCGTGGTCGGCCTGGTGTATATCGTCATCATGCTGGTGATCGCCCTCGGCGCCGGCGTGCTGGCGCCGCACGCGCCGGCGGATCAGTTCCGCGACGCGCTGCTCAAGCCGCCGGTCTGGCAGGACGGCGGCAGCTGGCAATATATTCTCGGCACCGACGACGTGGGCCGCGACGTGCTGTCGCGCCTGATGTACGGCGCGCGGCTATCGCTGCTGGTCGGTTGCCTGGTGGTGGTGCTGTCGCTGATCATGGGCGTGATCTTCGGCCTGTTGGCCGGCTACTTCGGCGGCGTGGTGGACGCGGTTATCATGCGCGTCGTCGACATCATGCTGGCGCTGCCGAGCCTGCTGCTGGCGCTGGTGCTGGTGGCGGTATTCGGGCCGTCGATCGTCAACGCCTCGCTGGCGCTGACCTTCGTCGCCCTGCCGCACTACGTGCGCCTGACGCGCGCGGCGGTGCTGGTGGAAGTGAACCGCGACTACGTCACCGCTTCGCGGGTGGCGGGCGCCGGCGCGCTGCGCCAAATGTTCATCAATATACTGCCAAACTGCCTGGCGCCCTTGATCGTTCAGGCCTCTCTCGGTTTCTCGAACGCCATTCTGGACATGGCCGCCCTCGGCTTTCTCGGCATGGGCGCGCAGCCGCCGACGCCGGAGTGGGGCACCATGCTCTCCGACGTACTGCAGTTCGCGCAAAGCGCCTGGTGGGTGGTGACCTTCCCCGGCCTGGCGATCCTGCTGACGGTGCTGGCATTTAACCTGATGGGGGACGGCTTGCGTGACGCTCTCGACCCCAAACTCAAGCAGTAACAGAGGACGAGAGAGATGGCGTTATTGAATGTAGACAAGCTTTCGGTGCACTTCGGTGACGAAGGCACCCCGTTCCGCGCGGTAGACCGCATCAGTTACAGCGTGGATCAAGGGCAGGTGGTCGGCATTGTCGGCGAGTCCGGCTCCGGCAAGTCCGTCAGCTCGCTGGCGATCATGGGGCTGATCGATTTCCCCGGCAAGGTGATGGCCGACAAGCTGGAGTTCAACGGCCAGGACCTGCGCAAAATTTCCGAGAAGGAACGTCGCCAGCTGGTCGGCTCCGAAGTGGCGATGATCTTCCAGGACCCGATGACCAGCCTGAACCCGTGCTATACCGTCGGCTTCCAGATCATGGAGGCGCTGAAGGTGCATCAGGGCGGCAATCGCCGCACCCGCCGCCAGCGGGCCATTGACCTGCTGAACCAGGTGGGCATTCCCGATCCGGCCTCGCGGCTGGACGTTTACCCGCATCAGCTGTCCGGCGGCATGAGCCAGCGCGTGATGATCGCCATGGCGATCGCCTGCCGGCCCAAGCTGCTGATCGCCGATGAACCGACCACCGCGCTCGACGTGACCATCCAGGCGCAGATCATCGAGCTGCTGCTGGATCTGCAGCAGCGCGAAAATATGGCGCTGTTGCTGATCACTCATGACCTGGCGCTGGTCGCCGAGGCCGCGCACCACATCATCGTGATGTACGCCGGCCAGGTGGTGGAATCCGGCAAGGCGGCGGAAATTTTCCGCGCGCCGCGCCATCCTTATACCCAGGCGCTGCTGCGCGCGCTGCCGGAGTTCGCCGCCGACAAGGCGCGGCTGGCTTCGCTGCCGGGCGTGGTGCCGGGCAAATACGATCGCCCGACCGGCTGCCTGCTCAATCCGCGTTGTCCGTACGCCAATGAGCGCTGCCGTAATGAGGAGCCGGAACTGCGCAGCATTCCCGGCCGTCAGGTTAAATGTCACACACCGCTGGATGATGCGGGGAGGCCGACCGTATGAGCCAGAATCAACCTTTACTGCAGGCGATCGACCTGAAGAAGCATTACCCGGTCAAAAAGGGCATGTTCGCGCCGGAACGGCTGGTCAAGGCATTGGACGGCGTCTCCTTTACCCTGGAGCGCGGCAAGACGCTGGCGGTGGTCGGCGAGTCCGGCTGCGGCAAGTCGACCCTCGGCCGTCTGTTGACGATGATCGAAGTGCCGACCGGCGGCGAGCTGTATTATCAGGGGCAAGATCTGCTGAAGCCGGACGTCACCGCCGAGAAGCTGCGGCGGCAGAAGATCCAAATCGTGTTCCAGAATCCTTACGGATCGCTCAACCCGCGCAAGAAGGTCGGGCAGATCCTCGAGGAGCCGCTGTTGATCAACACCTCGCTGAGCGGCGCCGAACGGCGCGAGAAGGCGCTGGCGATGATGGCGAAGGTCGGCCTGAAGACCGAGCACTACGACCGCTATCCGCACATGTTCTCCGGCGGCCAGCGCCAGCGCATCGCCATCGCCCGCGGGTTGATGCTGAACCCGGACGTGGTGATCGCCGATGAGCCGGTGTCGGCGCTGGACGTCTCGGTGCGCGCGCAGGTGCTGAACCTGATGATGGACCTGCAGCAGGAGCTGGGGCTGTCTTACGTGTTCATCTCGCACGACCTGTCGGTGGTGGAGCATATCGCCGACGAAGTGATGGTGATGTACCTGGGCCGCTGCGTGGAGAAGGGCAGCAAAGACGCGATCTTCAACAACCCGCGCCACCCCTACACCCAGGCGCTGCTGTCGGCGACGCCGCGGCTGAACCCGGATATGCGCCGCGAGCGCATCAAGCTGACCGGCGAGCTGCCGAGCCCGATGAACCCGCCGCCGGGCTGTGCGTTCAACGCCCGCTGCCGTCGCGCCTTCGGCACCTGCACCCAGCTGCAGCCGCAGCTGAAGCGGTATGGCGACCAGATGGTGGCCTGTTTCGCGGTCGATCAGGACGAGCATCCCGGCGCCTGACGGCCCCGCCGATGCCCTATGCAAACGCCGGCGCGATGCCGGCGTTTTTTTTATTCGGTTTTTATCAACGGGTTATTGCCGCGACCTGGTTGATTATATTTATCTGGGCGCTGTGCCTAATCACATGCCGACGGCGGCTTATTTGAAATAAGATTTACATGGAAATAATAAGCAGGTTATTTAACTGGCGGCTCAGCAAATAAAAAAGCGCGCCGGCGGCGCGCTTCGCTTATTGCCCGATGGGGTTATTGCGGATAAGGCACCCAGTCGCCGCCGTTCAGCCGAATATAGGTCTTGTCCTGATATTTCATCACGATGGCGTTATCATTTTCAGAAATGACCGGCGTTTGCGGCAATCCCTGGGTCAACGCCTGCCAGTCGACGCCGGGGGCGGTGAACGCCTTGCCGTCCACCAGCCGCGACACCAGTTCCGACAGCGCCAGATAGCTGCTCGGCGTTTTGACCTGCAGCGGGCCGCCCTGGTGCGGCGCGGCCATGCCCACCAGCTTGATGCCGACCGGGGTATGGGTGATGTTCGGGCTGGGGATATCGCGCAGGCCGGACATCTGCATCTTGTCGCCCACCAACGCCGCGCCGTGTTCCGGCACGATCACCACCATCACCTTGCGGCCGGATTTCTCCAGCTGGTCGAGGAAGGTGTTCAACTGATCGAACAGCTTCTGCGCCCGCGGCGCGTAGTCGGCGCTCTTGTTGGAGCCGACGAAGCGGTTGCCGTCGTGCAGCGGGATGATGTTGAAGAAGGTGGCGCTGCGGGCGCCGTCGCCGGCCTTCTGTTGCTGATCCAGCCAGCGGGTGAGCAGCTCCAAATCGTTGTAAACGGGTTCGCCGTCGAACGAGGCCAGTTCGTTGCCGATGCCGGCCTGCGACATCAGCGGCGCCTGCATGTCGCCCTGCTCGCGCAGCTCTTTCAGGAAGTTGCCGAATACCCCGGAGTGATCCAGCATCAGCTGTTCCTTGAAGCCCAGCTTGGCCAGGTTATCAAACAGATAGCACTGCTGATTCACCGGCTGATACAGATCGTGGTGCGACGGCTGGCCGCAGCTGGCGCGCAGCAGGCGAATGGCCGCCGGGCCGCTGTAGGCGGTCGCGGAATTGAAGTTGTCGAACATGATGTCCATCTTCGACCACAGCGGATGATTTTGCAGGTTGCTCGCTTCCATGTCGGCCCAGGCCAGCGAACAGATGTTGATCACCAGCAGGTCAAACGGCTGCGCGTCGGCGGGCAGCGCCGCCGGGAAGGCGGTGGCGCGGGTTTTTTCCCGATCGTAGAACTGATTCAGATAGGCCGTCAGGTTGGCGCTGGTCGGCGGCAGGCTGTCGGCCGGCGCGTTATCGACCGCCGCCGCCGCCGGCGTCGCCGATGCGGCGGGGGCCGCAGGGGCGGTCGCGGCCGGCAACAGCGAGATGGCCGGGCCGGCGATGTTCAGCAGGTTGAGCCATACCAGCGCCGCCACGGTAAACACCGTGACGCGCACCCATTGGGCCACGAACAGATAGGCGATCAGCAGCACGAAGGCGGCGCCGATCATCTGCCAGTTGATAAAGCGGTTGACCAGTTCCAGCAGGTACTGGGCGCTGAAGCCGG
Proteins encoded in this region:
- the uhpC gene encoding MFS transporter, producing MWSFLKSRPDAPQVTDQRQIDASYKYWRIQLMWTMYIGYAAFYFTRKSFNFIMPAMLSDLGLTMSDVGILGTLFYITYGCSKFISGMISDRSNPRYFMGLGLIMTGVLNIFFGLSSSLLMLGTLWILNAFFQGWGWPPCSKILTSWYSRSERGGWWAVWNTSHNFGGALIPLLVGFISLHFSWRYGMIIPGIIGVALGLLMCWRLRDKPSTMGLPSVGKWRNDAMELVQESEGQGLTNREIIKRYVLTNKYIWLLAVSYVLVYIVRTAINDWGNLYLTQEKGYSLMTANSAISLFEVGGFIGSLVAGWGSDKLFRGNRGPMNLIFAIGIFLSVAALWIMPGFSYLLQAACFFAIGFFIFGPQMLIGMAAAECSHKDAAGAATGFVGLFAYLGAALSGYPIARVMEIWHWNGFFVVISIAACLSALFLLPFLRAQSPALKPAKA
- the dppA gene encoding dipeptide ABC transporter periplasmic-binding protein DppA, producing MTSSLGKSGILKFGIGLVALTVAASVQAKTLVYCSEGSPEGFNPQLFTSGTTYDASSVPIYNRLVEFKVGTTELQPGLAEKWDVSEDGKTYTFHLRKGVKWQSSKNFKPTRDFNADDVVFSFERQLDANNAYHKVSGGSYEYFEGMDMPKLISKIEKVDDNTVRFVLTRPEAPFLADLGMDFASILSAEYADAMMKAGTPEKVDLNPIGTGPFQLLQYQKDSKILYKAFDGFWGTKPKIDRLVFSITPDASVRYAKLQKNECQVMPYPNPADIARMKQDKTINLMEQPGLNVGYLSFNVEKKPLDNLKVRQALTMAVNKQAIIDAVYQGAGQAAKNLIPPTMWGYNDAVQDYAYDPAKAKELLKEAGMADGFSIDLWAMPVQRPYNPNARRMAEMIQNDWAKIGVKAKIVTYEWGEYLKRAKAGEHQTVMMGWTGDNGDPDNFFATLFSCAAAKDGSNYSRWCYKPFEDLIQPARAESNHDKRIELYKQAQVVMHDQAPALIVAHSTVYEPVRKEVKGYVVDPLGKHHFENVSLD
- a CDS encoding glycosyl hydrolase family 18 protein, with translation MRKLNKPLLALLIGSTLCSAAQAAAPGKPTLAWGNTKFAIVEVDQAATAYNNLVKVKNAADVSVSWNLWNGDTGTTAKVLLNGKEVWSGASTGASGTANFKVNKGGRYQMQVALCNAEGCTASDATEIVVADTDGSHLAPLKEPLLEKNKPYKQDSGKVVGAYFVEWGVYGRNFTVDKIPAQNLTHLLYGFIPICGGDGINDSLKEIEGSFQALQRSCQGREDFKVSIHDPFAALQKGQKGVTAWDDPYKGNFGQLMALKQARPELKILPSIGGWTLSDPFFFMGDKVKRDRFVGSVKEFLQTWKFFDGVDVDWEFPGGQGANPKLGSAQDGETYVLLMKELRTMLDQLSVETGRKYELTSAISAGKDKIDKVDYNSAQNSMDHIFLMSYDFYGAFDLKNLGHQTALKAPSWKPDTAYTTVNGVNALLAQGVKPGKIVVGTAMYGRGWTGVNGYQNNIPFTGSATGPVKGTWENGIVDYRQIANEFMSGEWQYSYDAAAEAPYVFKPSTGDLITFDDARSVQAKGKYVLDKQLGGLFSWEIDADNGDILNNMNVSLGNGAGVQ
- the uhpB gene encoding signal transduction histidine-protein kinase/phosphatase UhpB; this encodes MQRLFTQLALFFIYGTSAFCLWGIGTALIDPPWQALLLFPFGLRMGILLQSPHRFWPGILLADLLLMALLADQFGYGPALWASMAVLALTVLLSLLASPWLLRHQQSDSEWRWPLLQGAVVAVAAALQALVWQLVSGDGARVLLLGLAGGFTLAPTCLLLWHYLARQIWVPLEPGLIHKPVTLRLRHLASYLLLFALSIWLQQQVNVAELRRFAPFCLAIPILFMSYRYGWQGALLATLLNGVALVANEPPQPDSHRDLLLSLLAQSLTGLLLGAGIQRQRELNQQLRLRLRLAENRQLARALVTAEERTRREVARELHDEVGQTITVIRTQASIVKRLAPEPRVVGCAEAIDALALRVYDGVHDVLTQLWPAALNNLPLSAAVAAMLRESLPQDASLTSSMQWQVPDELLDETLKITLYRVCQEGITNVCRHAGASRVELEARLHKRKDRPPEIALSIRDNGVGIDLASHEPGYGLRGMRERISALGGSLRLTSGQGACLTVILPTVSPAEGQN